A stretch of the Thiocystis violascens DSM 198 genome encodes the following:
- the menB gene encoding 1,4-dihydroxy-2-naphthoyl-CoA synthase: MQQPEGRSNAGRAPIVWETPADDRYRDILYQQAERIAKITINRPEVRNAFRPQTVRELIDAFHRAHMDPEIGVIVLTGAGDLAFCSGGDQRIRGDAGYQDESGVEHLNVLELQRQIRTLPKPVVAMVAGYAIGGGHVLHLICDLTIAADNARFGQTGPRVGSFDGGFGAGLMARTVGLKKAKEIWFLCRQYDAQAALDMGLVNTVVPLRELESETVDWCRQMNRLSPTALRVLKSSFNADTDGLAGIQELAGNATALFYTTEEGQEGRNAFLEKREPDFHRFPRRP, from the coding sequence ATGCAGCAACCCGAGGGCCGGTCAAACGCCGGGCGCGCGCCGATCGTCTGGGAGACGCCCGCGGATGACCGCTACCGGGACATCCTCTATCAACAGGCCGAGCGGATCGCGAAGATCACCATCAACCGTCCGGAGGTGCGCAACGCCTTTCGCCCCCAGACGGTGCGCGAGCTGATCGACGCCTTCCATCGCGCGCACATGGACCCCGAGATCGGGGTCATTGTCCTGACCGGCGCTGGCGATCTGGCCTTCTGCTCGGGCGGCGATCAGCGGATTCGCGGCGACGCGGGCTATCAGGACGAGTCTGGCGTGGAGCATCTGAACGTGCTGGAACTGCAACGCCAGATCCGCACGCTGCCCAAGCCGGTGGTCGCCATGGTCGCGGGCTATGCGATCGGCGGCGGTCATGTGCTGCATCTGATCTGCGACCTGACCATTGCCGCCGACAACGCGCGCTTCGGTCAGACCGGACCTCGGGTCGGCAGTTTCGATGGCGGTTTCGGGGCCGGTCTCATGGCCCGGACCGTGGGGCTCAAAAAGGCCAAGGAAATCTGGTTTCTGTGCCGTCAGTACGACGCCCAGGCGGCGCTCGACATGGGCCTGGTCAACACTGTCGTGCCCCTGCGCGAACTGGAGTCCGAGACGGTCGACTGGTGCCGCCAGATGAACCGGCTTTCGCCGACCGCGCTGCGGGTGCTCAAGTCGTCCTTCAACGCCGACACCGACGGACTGGCCGGGATTCAGGAACTTGCGGGCAACGCCACCGCGCTCTTCTATACCACCGAGGAGGGACAGGAAGGACGTAACGCCTTCCTGGAAAAACGCGAGCCCGATTTTCACCGGTTTCCGCGGCGTCCTTGA